A genomic segment from Gadus morhua chromosome 4, gadMor3.0, whole genome shotgun sequence encodes:
- the LOC115542334 gene encoding zinc finger protein 845, translating to MIVHMRTHSGEKPHRCNQCTKRFSQSSALKSHMRNHTDRKPYKCDQCRKRFTRKCHLKIHMRTHTGEKPYKCDQCTKRFSQRSTLKAHMRTHSGEKPYKCDQCTKRFGRKCILKKHMRTHSGEKPYRCDQCTMRFQRKCDLEIHLRTHSGEKPYKCDQCTKGFSLKGTLNIHMRTHSGEKPYKCDQCTKGFSMKCVLKIHLRTHSGEKPYRCDQCTMRFSQNGHLKRHMRTHSVEKSYKCDQCTMRFSQSSALKSHMRTHTGEKPYKCDQCTKRFSQRSALKVHMRTHSGEKPYKCDQCTKRFGRKCILKKHMRTHSGEKPYRCDQCTKRFQRKCDLEIHLRTHSGEKPYKCDQCTKGFSLKGTLNIHMRTHSGEKPYRCDQCTKGFSMKCVLKIHLRTHSGEKPYRCDQCTMRFSQKGHLKRHMRTHSVEKSYKCDQCTMRFSQNGHLKTHMRTHTGKKPYRCDQCTKRFSQSSALKSHMRNHTDRKPYKCDQCTKRFSQRGNLKTHMMTHSGEKPYRCDQCTKRFSQRGTLKTHMMTHSGEKPYKCDQCTKRFQRKCDLKIHLRTHSGEKPCVCLQCNASYSDPSNLRVHMLKHTLRRGSGTL from the coding sequence ATGatcgtccacatgaggactcactccggggagaagccccacaggtgtaaccaatgcacaaagcgcttcagtcagagctccgccctgaagagccacatgaggaaCCACACGGACaggaagccctacaagtgtgaccaatgcaggAAGCGCTTCACTCGGAAATGCCACCTGAaaatccacatgaggactcacaccggggagaagccctacaagtgtgaccaatgcacgaagcgcttcagtcagcgCTCCACCCTGAAGgcccacatgaggactcactccggggagaagccctacaagtgtgaccaatgcacgaagcgcttcggTCGGAAATGCATCCTGAAGaaacacatgaggactcactccggggagaagccctacaggtgtgaccaatgcacgatgcgcTTCCAACGGAAATGCGACCTGGagatccacctgaggactcactctggggagaagccctacaagtgtgaccaatgcacgaagggattcagtctgaaaggcaccctgaatatccacatgaggactcactctggggagaagccctacaagtgtgaccaatgcacgaagggCTTCAGTATGAAATGCGTcctgaagatccacctgaggactcactccggggagaagccatacaggtgtgaccaatgcacgatgcgcttcagtcagaatggccacctgaagcgccacatgaggactcactccgtgGAGAAgtcctacaagtgtgaccaatgcacgatgcgcttcagtcagagctccgccctgaagagccacatgaggacccacaccggggagaagccctacaagtgtgaccaatgcacgaagcgcttcagtcagcgCTCCGCcctgaaggtccacatgaggactcactccggggagaagccctacaagtgtgaccaatgcacgaagcgcttcggTCGGAAATGCATCCTGAAGaaacacatgaggactcactccggggagaagccctacaggtgtgaccaatgcacgaagcgcttccaACGGAAATGCGACCTGGagatccacctgaggactcactctggggagaagccctacaagtgtgaccaatgcacgaagggcttcagtctgaaaggcaccctgaatatccacatgaggactcactctggggagaagccctacaggtgtgaccaatgcacgaagggCTTCAGTATGAAATGCGTcctgaagatccacctgaggactcactccggggagaagccatacaggtgtgaccaatgcacgatgcgcttcagtcagaaaggccacctgaagcgccacatgaggactcactccgtgGAGAAgtcctacaagtgtgaccaatgcacgatgcgcttcagtcagaatggccacctgaagacccacatgaggactcacaccggcaaGAAGCcatacaggtgtgaccaatgcacaaagcgcttcagtcagagctccgccctgaagagccacatgaggaaCCACACGGACaggaagccctacaagtgtgaccaatgcacaaagcgcttcagtcagagaGGCAACCTGAAGACGCACATGatgactcactctggggagaagccctacaggtgtgaccaatgcacgaagcgcttcagtcagagaGGCACCCTGAAGACACACATGATGACTCACTctggcgagaagccctacaagtgtgaccaatgcacgaagcgcttccaACGGAAATGcgacctgaagatccaccttaggactcactctggggagaagccctgcgtgtgtctgcagtgcaacgccagctacagcgacccaagcaatttgcgtgtgcacatgctcaagcacacTTTGAGACGGGGTAGCGGGACGCTTTGA
- the LOC115541758 gene encoding uncharacterized protein LOC115541758: MTGLCIPSFCADYRQHCLIETPKSWFDAQSYCRERGHDLATIDDMGAMKSLLALNADRAHDELWIGLHYVGLERWHWSLADKDFYQEGERNYRNFRKYGGRFAAQRNIQWDLKTGGILWFVCYDGNRQGGDRYVLVRLSTTWTNAQGYCRSHHTDLVSIRNSTENQAVAEASVGLSVWIGLFKDAWHWSDGRYSSLRLWDQHATQQLLNVASLSNHNKIAWKTNSDGQVFIKEQCQEEDGDI, encoded by the exons ATGACGG GACTGTGTATCCCGTCCTTCTGTGCCGACTACCGCCAACACTGTTTAATTGAAACCCCCAAATCCTGGTTTGATGCGCAGAGctactgcagagagagaggccatgaCCTGGCCACCATAGACGACATGGGGGCAATGAAGTCACTGCTGGCCTTGAATGCAGACAGAGCTCATGATGAGCTGTGGATCGGCCTTCATTATGTGGGTCTTGAAAGGTGGCATTGGTCGCTGGCAGACAAGGACTTctaccaagagggagagagaaattatCGTAATTTCAGAAAATATGGCGGAAGGTTTGCTGCTCAACGTAACATCCAGTGGGACTTGAAAACAGGCGGAATACTCTGGTTCGTGTGTTATGATG GTAACAGACAAGGTGGAGACCGATATGTCTTAGTGAGACTGTCGACGACCTGGACCAATGCGCAGGGTTACTGCAGGAGTCACCACACGGACCTGGTCAGCATCAGGAACTCAACAGAGAACCAGGCAGTCGCGGAGGCAAGTGTCGGATTGAGTGTCTGGATCGGCCTCTTTAAAGATGCGTGGCATTGGTCAGATGGGCGCTACTCCTCCCTTCGACTCTGGGATCAACATGCA ACCCAACAGCTGCTGAACGTAGCGAGTTTGAGCAACCACAATAAGATAGCGTGGAAAACCAATTCTGATGGACAGGTCTTCATCAAGGAGCAGTGTCAGGAAGAAGACGGCGACATTTAA